The DNA region TGATTTCTTCCAtaaaacagaagaggaaagaggCAAGGAAGAAGATGTTAATTCTAGGTTAGTGTCACTTCATTAAAGGGAAATGAATGACAGTAACAAAAGTCATCATATTAAAAAGTTGACACTGGTTTTTAACGAAACAATGGCTTTTAAAATTCTCTGCCTGGTGGCCTGATTATTTAAGCTGGTTTTCTTTTCAGTGAAAACAGCAATTTCATTTCTCTGCACAGGCAAAACAGGTTCATTTAGAAAAATGGTTTTAATTGCTGGAAACAGTATCTATTTTCTTTCAATCTCTCACCCATTCTCTATTTTAAATTCTTACAATAGATGTTTTGCTTTGTATCTGAAATGCAAACACAATATGGCTTTTTAACCAGGGGCTAGTGCATTTCTTGACATCCTGGACATTTCCCTCAAAGTTCTTGAAGTAATCAGTTTCAACGAAAAGTTTTTTAAGTTTCagaataaactaaaaaataacaACAGCCAAATGCAAGTTGTAAGTAAACTTATCAAATGAAAGATATTTAGCATGAAATGCACAGCGTAGCCCGGTTGAGTTTTCAATGATTGCACAGTGATTTAGAGCAGGCCCCATATGTGCCCAGGGTTAGGGGTGCAGAGTGGTCTCCTGGTGTGGCTGGTGCttcgggcgggggggggggagtgccAAGTACACACCCTGAGAGCAGGTGGTACAGAGGGGGTCAGTGACGAGGCAAACCTCGCTGGAGCAGAGTCACCAAACCCTTCAGTTCTTACCAGACAGCTGAGCTGGGAGCCCTGACCCAGGACCCCCAAGAAGATTCCatgagagctgggccaggctctgaGAGGCGATTCCGGTTGATACCAGCCTGCCTCCATGTGTCCCTTGTCACTGGGTCTGATGATGCACATATCCCCAACAGGAGACCCCGCTAAGGGCTGCTGGAAGATTTCGGGAGTTGGGGATGGGGGACAAATTCTAGGAGGCAGTCCTCTTAAAATCTGCCGGTGTCTGCCAACAGTGCCTGCACGCACAGGCCACTGGGCAGGTTTTGGCCTCGGCCTGGGGTGTAGAGGGCTACTGGCCGCCTATGGATCTTCCCTGTCACAGCTGAGCAGAGCAGCCACACATCACTGTCGGCCACGTTCTCTGAATGTGGAGGATGACAGTCTGGGTGCACATCTTTGGACTGCTGGGAGCATGAGAAAGAGAAGACGGAGGTGTTGATGGAATGCACTTGACCGCACAGCAGGGACAACAGTTATTCTAGCTGCAGCGACCCCCTAAGGGACCTGGAGCAAGTGGCTGCCCCCGTTTGCATCAGGTTTCCTCACCTGCAAAGGGGGGACTGCGATCCTGAGGGAGGATGTGAGGACGAGCTCAGTTGGCACTGAGATCAGGGTGGGGGGCCTGTTCCCATCCgagccctctcctgccctcccaacCCTGGCACCTTCCACATGTGTGCATCTGTATGAGCGCCAGGGAACAAGGAAGGGGGTGGGCAGCTCTGCCAAAGATGTCACGGTGAGGAAAAGGGGAAaagcaagcaggaagctgggacgcCTCTGGACTAGACAGGTGGCACATGCACACTCTCAGGACGACACGGTGAAGGGCTAGAATATACTTTAGAATGAGTCAGATACACCTAGTGTATCAACACTGATCCAGTTAGCCACTCGATGTAGCACTCACATACCTTACACCTATGCAACACACCTTGCAAAGCAGGCTTCTGGAATATACTAAAGTTTCCGTGTGGTTAGAATACATGTTTGCTTGGCTTGAGACAATGACTACTGGATCTCTGGAAAGGGTGCCCTTACTTCTACTTTCCTTTTGAATCTAGATTCATTTTTGAATCCGAAGGTTAACCTGCAAAACCAACCTAAACAATCCATCCAGACCCAGCTTCTGAAACCATGAATGAAACAGTCATTATTTTTCTTGGGAATCTAAGGAAGAAGTGACAGAAGACACCAGGAACACAGGTTCTTTAACCCCCACACCTCAACAAAGAAAGAGCCCTGTTTtcaatgcaataaaaaaaaaattcataattccATGCTTCATTAAGGATTGGGAAAATTTACGGTGCAAAGGATATGGCTAACATAACGTGATAGCTACTGCATGTGTCAACTTGGCTAGATGACAGTACCCCGATACTTCATGAAACATTATTCTCGCTGTTGCTAGGGggatatttttgaaatgaaactTAAAGTCGAATGAGTAAAGCAGATGACCCTTCATAATGTGGGTGCGCCTCATCCAGTTGAAGGCCATAAGTGGAAAACATTGACTTTCTCAGAGGAAGAGTTTGTCCAGGAGGCAGCTATAGACCCAAACTCCAAATCTTCCAGCCTGCTGGCCCACCCTGCAGATTCTGAACTTGCCAAGCCTCCACAACCACACGAGAAAACTCCTCCAGAACTCCCTCTGTATATAAACACCAGATGCATTCTGTTCTCTGGAGaaccgtctctctctctctctctctctctctctctctctctctcacacacacacacacacacacacactgttgttCACCAATATTTCTACTTTTGTCTCCTTGTGGGATATGAAAGAATTACACCTTCCTGAACACCTGGCCACCAAACTTGCTCTAGCTTATAAAATGGAGTGGACGTGACTGGGGTCACTGCAAAGCAAAAGCATTTGGGAGGGATTCCTGATCCCCCCGCCATGCAGCAGCAAGCCCGGAGTGCTGAGTGGAGAAGGTGGGAGTATGAGGTGCTGTGCTAggtccccagccaggcccccagTGGCCATAATGAGCACGGTCCCACCGGCTGGCCCCCGTGGATGCAGAGCCCAAGTGAGCACTCGTTGCGCACCACTGAGTTGTGGGGTTGTCCGTGACCCATGCACTACTTGGGGTGGAAGGGAAGACAGAACAAGCTGTCCTGTGGTCTAGCCACACTCACTCAACTGGACTACACTATAACGTTTTAGTTTTCATCACTGCTGTAAATTCAATGGGACTTCCATTTGATATCAACACTGGAGAGTGATTTGGAATCCTGTACACACCTCTCCTTTACTCCAAATTATTGGCATAATCGTTTGTGGAATCCaccatggatttcaatttttttttgcaccaaaataaactttttaaattccattttcccccaAATGTTTGAAGTCCCCTCTTGCAGTCTCATCCCTGCTCTAAGTGGACTCCTATAGTGAGCCAAAGCCGGTCGGGCAGCCAGACACCCACAGTGGCCTGCCAAGCACTGGTCCAGACAGGCAGCCTCTAGCGGAATTCAAGTAGGGCTGGGTATGCAGATCCAAGAGGTCACGACTCAGCCTGCAACTCTGAGGGCAGTCTAGCTCCACTCTGATTAGGCGACCTcagcggaggcagagagaggtgagcTGCTGGGCAGCCTCCTCCAACACGAGCCGGGGGGGACAATAAAACTGCTTTTGTCTGCCCTTCACCAGTGATTTCTTTTCATGGAGCATAACATAATGGTTAGTGCAGTCTGGCTATGGGGGAGAGCAAggccacagcctgggctgggcctcgCCTCTGAATGCAAGAGCCCGCCAATTCCCTGAGGAGCATTTGCTCTGAGGACATAGGTCAGGGCAACAATAGGTGTGCGTAACCCACTGAAAGAACAGACGGGACCTTCTGCCCAGACTGCTGGACTGAGGTCACCCATGATTATCAGACGGTTTCCCCCGAGAGGTGCTCCTGTTTACAGACTATTGTAGCCTCCAGGGTGATAGCCCTTCCCCACCAGGCCATGCTGCCACGTTTTAGGCCTTAAACAGATCCCTTAAGCATTCGTTGCTATTTGTCACATAATTAAGCACTCCTAGCAGCCATTCCATATTGCCTTGAACAAAAAACTCGAGACGTAAACCATCTCTCACTAACATTCCCTTCCTGGATGCTGAGATGAGAACATGGAAATAGTACCACATGCCTGCCATCTGTATTTGTACTTGTCAACAGCTCTGTTTGCGGATAAACAGTTTTGAAGTAAGAATCAATTCAACTTGTTGGAACATTAGCCAAGGAATAGCTCAAAGACCAAAACAGAATGTGAAGTCAGATAGTCTAAAAATCAAGCACACATTTGTTTCTCCTTCAACATTCTGTTTTGTCACAGCCCAAGAGAAagagtggggcagccagggattgcagggcacagagacagaagaatgtaTTTACTCAAGTGAGAAACTCTTCCACCTAGAACAGGCATCTTTGTGACAACGCAATTTTGGAAATAATTCACTGACCTCTAGGAGACTACAATGGAGGAAAAAGTAATTTTAGCATTTACACTGTTTCACAGTTCCACCATGCGAAGGGCATACATGAGGGACAACTTACATGGGTCCAAGTGCATAATACACTCCTTTATTACCATAAAAATGGTAGCACTTCCCAATGTCGATCTTGATTAGAAATAGTTCCATGGTTGAAAACACTAGTCTGCCATACAGCTATTAAACTAGAGAGATGGCAAGGGGAAAATAAAGACTTATACATGGAAGGGGTCAGGGAGGAAGTTAGCAAAAATAGGATGCTACAGATTGGTGGGAGATAACCATGGCGTTGCTTTCAGAGATGACTGGTCTAAGTGAATGAAGGGACGCGGTAACCTGGCAGCCCTACATAGTCTACAAAACAAATGAGAACATGTACGCTCCACCGGGAGGACATCCATTTTCTCCTTAAAAGAAGTCATTTATAAAAGAGCAAATTGGCGATTTGTATTTACAGACTGGGCCCTTTTCAAGCCCGTCAAGAAGTGATAAATTATTGAAGCATAGCATAGcgtgttttattttctgtgagcACACAGCAAAACCTTGTGAAATGTTTCTATTCACCTTTCCCGAgttattaattaaaaagaattgtTTCCCATTACTCTCTGCACTTTAAAATGAAAGCAGGACGGAAACGCCACCTCCACCTCTCCAGCAACTGAAAATAAAGCCCCTTCcctgtctgcttccaatcctgcccCACAGTCTCCAACCAGGGCATTGTTTCACATCCCACTCAGGAATTGtttggcctggggaggggggagggaggaggaaggagtaaGGCCACAGGACGTTCACACAATTGTCTGGTGTTCATTCAGCCACAGTGCCCAGAGCTATTTGTCGTTCCTAGAGCCAGCGTAGAACTGTTCAGAGGATAAAGCAATGCTGCGGGGAGCTCCTTAATAAACTATGAGAACCCTCTCAGTAGCAGCCACATAACCCAGAGGGGCTGCCTTGCACCCAGCACCATGAAAGCCCGGTGCTGGGCTCCGGGACATCGTTACTCTCCGAAACAGATCCGACTGGAGTGAAGGGCTTCCTCGAGCCACTGGCTAAGCAGAGTGAAGCGAAATTCCTTCGCTGCCACAGCTTAGCAACTGGAACCCGGGGAGGTTTAGAAACTCAAGGCTGTGCTTGAAGCTGAATGCCAGCCAGTGGTGTGCGGGAACGGCTCCTCCTCGAACTGCGTTCGTCCACGAGGGAGGGATGCTGATGCCACTGGTGCTCctaagagggagaggagggaagctaAAGGGCTCACTGCCaggggcagctgcaggggccctgcCGCCCGGAAGGCTTTCTCCTAACTGCACACTGTAGAATCTGCCCAGCTCTGTTCGGATCCCCGCTTCTTTGGCAGTAATGCCACTGTCCCATGGCTGATGGGTGCTGTTTTCTAAGAGGTGACAGAATCAAGAGCTGAACTGCTGATGTCACGGCCACTTTTTCATGGCCTCCCAATTCTCCTCCAAGTTTTGGGTGGCAAATAGAAGAGGATCGGATAAAGGGGAGTGGGCACCGCTCACACACCCCATGCATTTCCATCACCTGAACAGCACAGCAGATCAGTGAAATGAGGCTGCTTGAAACTGAAAGAATCACAAGGGGAGAAAcaggtttgtcttttttttattcttttagcaTTTTGGATACTGAAATGGAGGTAAAAGAAACTGACTATTGGAAAGAACTCTTTACAATTAAATTCACAATGTTATACATTCAACTTGCTCCCATGTCAGTGAAAAATCACCGACTATTATGAAAGCAGAACAAATGATATCACCAAAGAACCGAACAACAGAACAGACAACTTCATAAAATATACACGTCCCGCTACGCAAAGGACTTCTCTCCAGGGTCTTCACATTCGCCTCTTCTGTGTACTGATGTACAacactggaaaaaaacaaaaacaaaaacaactgaaaataCAGTCTGCTCTTCAGGATCATGGTAGTAAGTTTTAAAAGCAAGTGAATTTTGCCTGACATATCTGCAAACTTAAAAGGGCTTTCCAAGCATATAACCAACCAACTCTAGAACCACTGTGAGACAAGTTCTATGACTGTAGACCCACATGTGGTGTCTTCTAACACTGTGTCCTAATCTTATCTATGCATCAGACTGAGTTTGCAAACtgatcaaggaaataaaataaaatatacctcaGAGTCCCTGGAATGCTTCTCAATGAGAAGTACCATAACTGCACTTTGAGGGACATAAATCAATCTCCCAGGCCTGATTTCAGATGAATAATCAATAGTGTATTTGTATCCATCTCCCCAGTACAAATGCTAAACCtgcttatttacttttttaattgaAACTGGATAAACaagaattgagtttttttttttttttttttttaaagaccccgaagttcttcctctgggtttcctgcTAGACTTTGAATGTTTGGTGCTATCCAAACTGTAGTCTGTGGCATATAGGGTACGTGAGAGTatgacaaaaatgaataaaatgaccAGTCACTCTGGTCAAGTTTTCACCCCAGGTGTGcctccccacccttccccacGCCTGCTCAGAGGCATACAGGTTTGTTCACAGAACACAGCACAGGTTCATCGAGTAAGTCAGAATCCTCCTgaagagccagagagggagactTGGGAGGCCAAAGGTAGCTGTCACTGACTACATCATGGGGATTCTAGAAAGAGAAGCATCAGCGTGTCAGCCCAAACAGCTTTGGGGGAGCTGAGCAGGCCCTCCACAGGTGAAAGGACCCGCCCCTCActgtcacagcacctgccctcgTCCGCTGCCTCACCTCTCATCAGCGGTCAGAGGAGGCAAGACCACACCACCTCCCaggaaaaggaggaaatcaaattaagaACAATATGGAAAAGAGGAGAAGAAATGCTACACGCTGGAGTACTAAGAAGCAATCAAAACACACATATATTATGCTGGGAAGAAATACGGTGCTATGAAAACAGAGGACAGAATATCCATTATGAAAGTCAGAATGTTTACTTCACAGCAAAGGGAACCGGCTGTTGGGTGGACTGAAGAACTCCTTAGCCAGAAgtaaagaaatcaacagaaaagcTGAACTCAAGAATCCCAGAGTTCTACTCAGGGGGTCAAAAAGTGGGGTTCAGTCTAGGAATAATTCTCATAATTCTGGTGCTTTCCCTTCCTGTCCCAGATCCACATATGACTTGACTGGTAATCTATGTCTGAATCAAAGTATTTAAAACTATCTGCAGCAGTTATAGCAAAACACTCGCTGTTAAAAAGCTGAGTAATGTCAGGACCATATTTCCTACTGCGCCATTTTTGCCAAACTAAAGGGTATAAACCTCTACAAAATGCATCTCAGCATTTACTACAGAAAGGACTTCTGGACTGGCCAAGCTCCAAATTACACAACAGCTCCAACCTCAGACTGCGAGAGGTGAGGTTATGTGGTGGGAGAATACAATACACCAGatccaggagggcaggggtgggtgagAACCcttggaaagggagggaaggaaagaatttCTAGTTCCATAACTCCAAGGAGCTACAAACAAAGCACCGGTCACACCGAGGAGCTGAgctccaaacatttaaaaataaaaccaaagccAACTTTAAGACGATCTAGAAGATGCTCGGGTGGTGCTGACTGTAAGCGTATTTGGGTGGTGTAGAGGCGCACGATGCAGAAACGTTACCGTTGTTTCCTCGGATGAATGCGTCCCCGTACTTATTCTTCAGCTGTCCATTTACATACTCTTCTGTCTGCTCCAGGGCGATGTTCATGTAGCCGTCCAGGCAGGCCAGGACCCCTGGAGTTACAGGCACAGTCAAGAAGGGGACATTCAAAGCATGCATGGTTGTCAACCACAGGGCACACCTTAGAGCTGCCAGTCTCCTGACTCATGAGCTCTTAGGTGCTCAATATAAAAACCCACAGTGAAATGAAACTCACTAGATTTACACACAACACGAGTCTTTACCCTCTGCCGATCTGAATGAAAGCGAGAGAGCACATAAGAAAGAGTCAGGCACCGGCTACTACCGGGAAAACAGTGAACCGTCCCTTCCCTAGTGGGATGTAGGATCACACACAGCAACTCTGGAAGCCTTCACCAAAGTAACCGAGTAAGAATATTCCAAGTAAAATCCTGTTCTTTGAAGGCGAACGACAGCAGTGGGCAATTATGCACGAACAAATGATCCTTGGTCCCTGTGGCATTTCTTACTTTAGCCGCTAAGTGAAATAGGGTCTGGcagatttatttcattctttcacaACATCTACGGCAGCAGATGAATGAACTCCAGGGTTAAGAGGAAGTCTCCACAATCTGTTAAAATAATAGaagaggagacagcaggtgctccTGCAAGAACATCTTAAAGCTGTGACTCACGGAGGAGAGCAGCTTGAGAATACAGGGCAGCATATTGCATTCTAACACATCCCATTCTGTTTTGTTACAGTTACAATAATTTCAAATCAAAACTAATGGACGAAAGGGGCTAAAAACATTCTAGGGAGCTTTCAAAGAAACAGTTTGAGCAAATCTTTTTAATTGTGTTAAGATGGTGTAAATTCTGTAAACTGTgacctgaagattttttttttaaagacaaaaatctgCAAGCCTCACTATCCCAAGTGgtatttttctaggaaaaaaaaaaaagaaaaattaaataaaaacaagcacAGATTTGATTCGATTAGCCGAGTCAATCGTTTCATTTAGTCTTAACTTCATTTATATGCTCCACACTCTCTGCCTATGCCCCCATTATCCTCTAAACAAAAAAGGGTCTTTTCAAAATTGTGTGTGTGGAACGAGAGCACAAGACATTAATCTAACAGAATTCCGCTGGAAGCTATAAACTTTCAAAGAACCAGCATGCATTGTGAGCAGTTCGTAACAACTATTTCTTAGCAAAAAAAGGCTTAAGACACAACTTTACAGTTTGTTTCCTGTTGTATTCTTTTATATCTAAACCACAATCAGAAATGAGCAAGAAACCTTTAAGATGTGATATGCAAATGCCTAAAGATTAATAAAGCAAAATAGACTAATGAAAATGTCTATTGTTATAACAAAGGTTAAAGCAAACCAACGTGTCAGGGTTAGAATTATAACCTTCTCCCTTCTTGTGGAGATCTActatattttatagaaaacaaGAGGTTTTCTTCAAACTTGAAAAGAAACCACTACAGAGAActgctggtttttaaaaaattatttaaccaCAAAATAAGCACATTATTTTAGTAAAGCTCTCTActaatgtaaaatatttgctgTAGTCATCTAGGGACCATAAGCAgacatttgtatacacagaaaaattaAGATTACTACCCACGGGAAAGGTGGCTCAATCTCCTcagtaaacaaagaaaatataaaacaaataggaTATTTAGTGCTTGTTGCCAATTAGATTGGAAAAGATGAGCAAGAGCTTATCCAAGGGTGATGAGGGTTCGCTAAGGACACACCTGTGCCCTGGTAGAGGGCCATTTGGCCTGCTCAGTGGCTCAGGCCTAGCCCAGGGAATTCACTCTAATGAGATCTTTGGACAAGTAAGTGTTCAAGATAGATGTGAAAAAACAGTTGTTTATCATAACCAAAAATTGGTAAAGACCTAAATGTCCACTAAAAGGAAATCAGTTAAAAACAACAACTATAAACTACGGCTTAGCCACACACACAGGGATTCTAATGCAGTCATTAAAAATCTCAACATTGTCATAGTACTAAACATGTTGtttagtgttaaaaaaaaaaaggttacatgTATGGCTGACTACGTTTAGCTGACTACATTTAGATAAAATTGTGCTTATttgggggtacttcaaaaagtttgttgaagaatgaaattaagagtatgagtttattttgttgtgaaaatttTTTCACAGTATGTGGaaaacgcatattatgaaaaatctacacacagatttcaaatttttctgcaacaaaataaactcacacttttttttctctattgtttgcttttaaatttctaaaagtaaaacaaaactaaaagatGTATTACCTTTAGATAAAGAACACTTCCCTTAAAGAATTCAGACCAAAATAAGGGCATGCTGATTGAGCTCCTCAGTAAAGTAGGTACTGGGGCCATGCTGTGGTAAGCAGATTaaactgca from Oryctolagus cuniculus chromosome 8, mOryCun1.1, whole genome shotgun sequence includes:
- the LSM6 gene encoding U6 snRNA-associated Sm-like protein LSm6; translation: MSLRKQTPSDFLKQIIGRPVVVKLNSGVDYRGVLACLDGYMNIALEQTEEYVNGQLKNKYGDAFIRGNNVLYISTQKRRM